In a single window of the Campylobacter concisus genome:
- a CDS encoding DNA-directed RNA polymerase subunit alpha, with the protein MRKITTSAYMPTEIEVKSVSENVANITAYPFEAGYAVTLAHPLRRLLYTSTVGFAPIGVKIKGVSHEFDSMRGMLEDVAFFIINLKKIRFKLKSTSEREVIEYSFKGPKEITGADLNNDLVEIVNPDAYLATINEDAELNFSVIIQKGIGYVPSEEIREEIEDDYIALDAFFTPVKKAVYDIQNVLVEDDPDYEKIVFTITTDGQVSPIEAFKNCLEAMYQQMSVFKGILDIDVSTPVASSSAGGEFSKLLSSVEDLNLSARSFNCLDKADIRFIGELALMDENELKELKNLGKKSLEEIKAVMEEIGYPVGADVLKDGKEQLRKKITELKAQMSVKE; encoded by the coding sequence ATGAGAAAGATTACTACATCAGCTTATATGCCAACTGAAATTGAAGTTAAAAGTGTTAGTGAAAATGTTGCTAACATTACAGCATATCCTTTTGAGGCGGGTTATGCTGTTACCTTGGCTCACCCATTGCGTCGTCTTCTTTACACAAGCACAGTAGGTTTTGCTCCTATTGGTGTAAAGATAAAAGGCGTTAGCCATGAATTTGATAGTATGCGTGGTATGCTAGAAGACGTAGCTTTTTTTATTATAAATTTGAAAAAGATCAGATTTAAATTAAAAAGTACCAGTGAGCGCGAAGTTATAGAGTATAGCTTTAAAGGACCAAAAGAGATAACTGGGGCTGATCTAAATAATGATCTAGTTGAGATCGTTAACCCAGATGCATACCTTGCTACAATAAACGAAGATGCTGAGTTAAATTTTTCAGTTATCATTCAAAAAGGTATCGGATATGTTCCTAGTGAAGAGATCAGAGAAGAGATTGAAGACGACTATATCGCACTTGATGCTTTTTTTACACCTGTTAAAAAAGCAGTTTATGATATACAAAATGTCTTGGTTGAGGATGATCCAGACTATGAAAAGATCGTATTTACTATAACAACTGATGGTCAAGTTAGTCCGATAGAGGCTTTTAAAAATTGTTTAGAAGCTATGTATCAACAAATGTCAGTATTTAAAGGAATTTTAGATATTGATGTTAGTACTCCAGTTGCTAGCTCAAGTGCAGGTGGCGAGTTTTCAAAGCTACTTTCTAGCGTAGAAGATCTAAATTTAAGTGCTAGAAGTTTCAACTGCCTTGACAAAGCTGATATTAGATTTATCGGCGAGCTTGCATTAATGGACGAAAATGAGCTTAAAGAGCTTAAAAATTTAGGTAAAAAATCTCTTGAAGAGATTAAAGCGGTTATGGAAGAGATAGGCTATCCAGTTGGTGCCGATGTGTTAAAAGATGGCAAAGAGCAACTAAGAAAGAAAATAACCGAGCTTAAAGCACAAATGAGTGTAAAAGAATAA
- a CDS encoding UDP-N-acetylmuramoyl-L-alanyl-D-glutamate--2,6-diaminopimelate ligase: MKISVENSFITDDSNECEKGSFFVQTAANARFAEAAVKNGAKIITLEECKKLLKIDENLKIVGITGTNGKTTTAAAIYETLRNLGKKCGLSGTRGAFVEGKQIDDKALTTSAILKTLSYLKAASEQGCEYFVMEVSSHAIAQKRIESLKFALKIFTNLTQDHLDYHKSMEEYARVKSSFFDDDCMKLINADDNGIKFNPKNAYTYSLKKPASFAPIVYGLKDGIDAVIKTPNGDVEIDSSLQGEFNLYNLIAALGAVCLLERPEATVLSKAISKFKGVSGRMEVVSTDPLVIVDFAHTPDGIEKVLNSLRHLNLIAVFGAGGDRDRTKRPKMGAIAQKYARICIVTSDNPRSEEPESIIDEICAGMSQNENLIRNANRKEAIALAISKLEPGWALVILGKGDEPYQEIKGVKHQFSDKEVVKELLKR, encoded by the coding sequence ATGAAAATATCAGTAGAAAATAGCTTCATAACAGATGACTCAAACGAGTGCGAAAAAGGCTCATTTTTTGTGCAAACTGCTGCAAATGCGAGATTTGCAGAGGCTGCGGTAAAAAATGGCGCAAAGATAATTACTCTTGAAGAGTGCAAAAAGCTTTTAAAAATAGACGAAAACTTAAAGATAGTTGGCATCACAGGTACGAATGGCAAGACCACAACGGCTGCTGCTATCTATGAGACTTTGCGAAATTTAGGCAAAAAATGTGGCCTAAGTGGTACTAGAGGGGCATTTGTAGAGGGCAAGCAGATAGATGACAAGGCGCTTACGACGAGTGCCATTTTAAAGACGCTTTCTTACCTCAAAGCAGCCAGCGAGCAAGGCTGCGAGTACTTCGTGATGGAGGTTAGCTCACACGCTATCGCTCAAAAACGCATCGAGAGCTTAAAATTTGCTCTTAAAATTTTTACAAATTTGACTCAAGACCACCTCGACTACCATAAGAGCATGGAGGAGTACGCTAGGGTAAAATCAAGCTTTTTTGACGATGATTGCATGAAGCTTATAAATGCTGATGATAATGGCATTAAATTTAATCCAAAAAACGCTTATACGTATTCGCTTAAAAAGCCAGCCAGCTTTGCGCCGATAGTTTATGGGTTAAAGGACGGCATAGACGCGGTTATCAAGACGCCAAATGGTGATGTGGAGATAGACTCAAGCCTTCAAGGCGAGTTTAATCTTTACAACCTAATTGCAGCTCTTGGCGCCGTTTGCCTGCTAGAGCGTCCAGAGGCGACCGTGCTTTCAAAGGCGATAAGCAAATTTAAAGGGGTTAGTGGCAGAATGGAGGTGGTTAGTACCGATCCGCTAGTCATCGTGGATTTTGCCCATACGCCAGATGGTATCGAAAAGGTGCTAAACTCGCTTAGACATCTAAATTTGATCGCAGTCTTTGGCGCAGGCGGTGACAGGGATAGGACAAAACGCCCTAAAATGGGAGCGATAGCCCAAAAATACGCAAGAATTTGTATCGTCACAAGTGACAATCCAAGAAGCGAAGAGCCAGAGAGCATAATAGATGAAATTTGCGCTGGCATGAGCCAAAATGAAAATTTGATACGAAATGCCAACCGCAAAGAGGCGATCGCACTGGCCATTAGCAAGCTTGAGCCTGGCTGGGCGCTTGTCATACTTGGCAAAGGCGACGAGCCATATCAAGAGATAAAGGGCGTCAAACACCAATTTAGCGACAAAGAAGTAGTAAAAGAGCTTTTAAAGAGGTAA
- the tkt gene encoding transketolase: MLKKQADTIRFLCADMVQNANSGHPGAPMGLADIMVVLSSFLKHNPKNPKWLNRDRLVFSGGHASSLVYSFLHLSGYDLSLDELKNFRQLGSNTPGHPEIHTPGVEVATGPLGQGVANAVGLAMAEKYAANVLNEPDNKIIDHKIYCLCGDGDLEEGISYEACSVAGNLRLDNLVLIYDSNNITIEGDTAIAFSEDVKARFEAQGWEVARIDGHDYDQIEFALEQANEKESPYLIIANTRIARGAMELEGSHHSHGAPLGEEIIKKAKAAAGFDPEKKFAIDEDVLLRFIGAVEKGDLEEAMWNKKVEALSIEGKNLLNSLLNPDFNKIEFSDFSDKKLATRDTNHVILNEIAKKLPGFIGGSADLAPSNKTELKGMGDFPNGKNIHYGIREHAMAAINNGIARYGLFLPFSATFFIFSDYLKPSARIAALMGIKHFFVFTHDSIGVGEDGPTHQPIEQLSTFRAMPNFYTFRPADGNENAASWRAALNLNAPSAFVLSRQGLEPLAKGEFGEVSNGAYLLSSAKDAKITFIASGSEVSLCVKAAEILSQQGIGVNIVSAPCFDLLCEQPDEYVAKILDKNTTIIAVEAATGYEWYKFADAVYGMNSFGASGKANELFDHFGFTPQKLANFASELI; the protein is encoded by the coding sequence ATGCTAAAAAAACAAGCCGATACTATAAGATTTTTGTGCGCTGATATGGTGCAAAACGCTAACAGCGGACACCCAGGTGCTCCTATGGGCCTAGCTGATATTATGGTGGTTTTAAGCAGCTTTTTAAAACACAATCCAAAAAATCCAAAATGGCTAAATAGAGATAGGCTCGTTTTTAGCGGTGGTCACGCATCAAGCTTGGTCTATAGCTTCTTGCACTTAAGCGGCTACGATTTAAGCCTTGATGAGCTTAAAAATTTTCGCCAACTTGGCTCAAATACTCCAGGACACCCAGAAATTCACACTCCAGGCGTTGAGGTGGCCACTGGCCCACTTGGCCAAGGCGTGGCAAATGCAGTCGGTCTAGCCATGGCAGAAAAATACGCTGCAAACGTGCTAAACGAGCCAGACAATAAAATAATCGATCATAAAATTTACTGCCTTTGCGGCGACGGCGACCTAGAAGAGGGCATAAGCTACGAGGCATGTTCGGTAGCCGGAAATTTAAGATTAGATAACCTTGTGCTCATCTACGACTCAAACAACATCACGATCGAGGGCGACACAGCGATCGCATTTAGCGAGGATGTCAAAGCCAGGTTTGAGGCGCAGGGCTGGGAGGTCGCACGTATCGACGGACACGACTATGACCAGATCGAATTTGCACTAGAGCAGGCAAACGAGAAAGAGTCACCATATTTAATCATCGCAAACACACGCATAGCACGTGGTGCAATGGAGCTTGAGGGCTCACATCATAGCCACGGCGCGCCACTTGGCGAAGAGATCATCAAAAAGGCAAAGGCTGCAGCTGGTTTTGATCCTGAGAAGAAATTTGCCATTGATGAGGACGTGCTTTTAAGGTTTATAGGCGCAGTTGAAAAGGGCGATTTAGAAGAGGCGATGTGGAACAAAAAGGTTGAGGCACTAAGCATTGAAGGCAAAAATTTATTAAATTCACTTCTTAATCCAGACTTTAACAAGATCGAATTTTCAGACTTTAGCGACAAAAAGCTAGCCACAAGAGATACAAACCATGTCATTTTAAATGAGATAGCGAAAAAACTCCCTGGCTTTATCGGCGGTAGCGCTGACTTAGCTCCTTCAAATAAGACTGAGCTAAAGGGTATGGGCGACTTCCCAAATGGTAAAAATATCCACTACGGCATCAGAGAGCACGCTATGGCGGCCATCAACAACGGTATCGCTAGATACGGCCTTTTCTTGCCATTTTCAGCGACATTTTTCATCTTTAGCGACTATCTAAAGCCAAGTGCAAGGATAGCAGCACTCATGGGCATCAAGCACTTTTTTGTCTTCACGCACGATAGTATCGGCGTTGGCGAAGATGGTCCGACACATCAACCTATCGAGCAGCTTAGCACATTTAGAGCGATGCCAAATTTCTACACTTTCCGCCCAGCTGATGGCAATGAAAATGCAGCTAGCTGGCGCGCAGCGCTAAATTTAAACGCTCCAAGTGCCTTTGTGCTTAGCCGTCAAGGGCTTGAGCCACTTGCAAAAGGCGAATTTGGCGAGGTTAGTAACGGCGCATATCTTTTAAGCTCGGCAAAAGATGCAAAGATAACATTTATAGCAAGCGGTAGCGAGGTCTCACTCTGTGTAAAGGCAGCTGAAATTCTTAGCCAACAAGGCATTGGCGTAAACATCGTGTCAGCTCCTTGTTTTGACCTACTTTGCGAGCAGCCAGATGAGTATGTGGCTAAAATTTTAGATAAAAACACGACTATCATCGCAGTTGAAGCTGCAACTGGCTATGAGTGGTATAAATTTGCCGACGCAGTTTATGGTATGAATAGCTTTGGCGCTAGTGGCAAGGCGAACGAGCTATTTGATCACTTTGGATTTACGCCACAAAAACTTGCAAATTTTGCTAGCGAACTTATATAA
- a CDS encoding NrtA/SsuA/CpmA family ABC transporter substrate-binding protein produces MRKFFKILCAASLLCLVANASELDKIGMTYVKSPLNVPSIVDKFKGFYAKSFGVPVEYSEITSGAKQTQALASNSLQFLNCVGGTSVILAAANKADIKIISAYSRAPEAFAIFAKDKGIKTAKDLKGKKIAGPKGTILNELLVRYLALSGLGINDVEFVSMGIPSAQAALENGSVDAALLAGPAAYNAKKSGLSVVTTGKGVITPVIVTATSGEFYKKHKDLVEKFKKAQDEILAFMKANEEEALKFTAEETGLSIEAVKSMYPQYDFSPKITPEDIKALEATQEFMLESKMIEQKVDIKSLLID; encoded by the coding sequence ATGAGAAAGTTTTTTAAGATTTTGTGTGCAGCCTCTTTGCTTTGTCTAGTAGCAAACGCAAGTGAGCTAGATAAGATCGGTATGACCTATGTCAAATCGCCGCTAAACGTCCCCTCAATCGTTGATAAATTTAAAGGCTTTTATGCTAAATCTTTTGGCGTGCCAGTCGAGTACTCTGAGATAACATCAGGTGCAAAGCAGACTCAAGCTCTAGCTTCAAATTCGCTCCAGTTTCTAAACTGTGTTGGCGGAACCTCAGTCATACTTGCCGCAGCGAACAAAGCTGACATAAAGATCATAAGTGCCTATTCAAGAGCACCTGAAGCTTTTGCGATATTTGCTAAAGATAAAGGCATAAAAACCGCTAAAGACTTAAAAGGTAAAAAAATAGCAGGGCCAAAAGGTACGATATTAAATGAGCTTTTGGTTAGGTATCTTGCTCTTAGCGGACTTGGTATAAATGACGTAGAGTTCGTTTCTATGGGCATCCCATCTGCACAAGCTGCACTTGAAAATGGCAGTGTCGATGCAGCACTTCTTGCTGGACCAGCTGCTTATAATGCTAAAAAATCAGGACTTAGTGTCGTAACAACAGGCAAGGGTGTCATCACTCCAGTCATCGTCACTGCTACAAGCGGAGAATTTTACAAAAAGCATAAAGATCTAGTTGAAAAATTTAAAAAGGCTCAAGATGAAATTTTAGCTTTTATGAAAGCAAATGAGGAAGAGGCATTAAAATTTACAGCTGAAGAGACCGGGCTTAGCATAGAGGCGGTAAAGAGTATGTATCCGCAGTATGACTTTAGTCCAAAGATCACGCCTGAAGATATAAAAGCACTTGAGGCTACGCAAGAATTTATGCTTGAGAGCAAGATGATCGAGCAAAAAGTAGATATAAAATCGCTTCTAATAGATTAA
- a CDS encoding ABC transporter ATP-binding protein, whose protein sequence is MIEILNLSKHFFIHDKRIDVLKELNLSIKKDKITVILGRSGCGKTTLLRLIAGLEGVSLGEIKFKEQAKIGFVFQEPRLMPFLNVYENIVFALKKHEIDEVKIDRLISMIGLSDFKFAAVSQLSGGMSSRVSLARVLAYEANLILMDEPFAALDAFTRASMQAEILKLQAGKTIIFVTHNVDEALYLADEIILLEKGGTKSNYDLSNLAKPRDLLCDELINLKRKILSEI, encoded by the coding sequence ATGATAGAAATTTTAAATTTATCAAAGCATTTTTTTATCCATGACAAGCGTATCGACGTTTTAAAAGAGCTAAATTTAAGTATAAAAAAAGATAAGATCACTGTTATACTTGGCAGAAGTGGATGCGGTAAAACTACGCTTTTAAGGCTTATTGCTGGACTTGAGGGTGTAAGTCTAGGCGAGATAAAATTTAAAGAGCAAGCAAAGATTGGCTTTGTCTTTCAAGAGCCTAGGCTCATGCCTTTTTTAAATGTCTATGAAAATATCGTATTTGCGCTTAAAAAGCATGAGATAGACGAGGTAAAGATAGATAGGCTCATATCGATGATAGGGCTTAGCGACTTTAAATTTGCCGCTGTTTCGCAGCTATCTGGCGGCATGAGTTCGCGCGTTTCTCTTGCTAGAGTGCTTGCATATGAAGCAAATTTGATCCTTATGGATGAGCCATTTGCGGCACTTGATGCTTTTACGAGAGCCAGCATGCAGGCTGAAATTTTAAAGCTCCAAGCCGGTAAAACCATCATTTTTGTCACTCATAATGTCGATGAAGCTCTATATTTAGCAGATGAGATCATTTTGCTTGAAAAAGGTGGGACAAAATCAAATTATGATCTGTCAAATCTAGCTAAGCCAAGAGATTTGCTTTGCGATGAACTAATAAATTTAAAGCGTAAAATTTTAAGTGAAATTTAG
- a CDS encoding YbaB/EbfC family nucleoid-associated protein encodes MFEGFDFSKMGQMLEDVQKQAKQMEEESKNKEFGAKSGGGLVSVRANGSGEILDISIDDSLLEDKESMQILLISAVNDVLKSVEADKKNTASRMLGDLASMGIK; translated from the coding sequence ATGTTTGAGGGATTTGACTTTTCAAAGATGGGGCAGATGCTTGAGGATGTACAAAAGCAGGCCAAGCAGATGGAAGAAGAGAGTAAAAATAAAGAATTTGGCGCAAAAAGTGGTGGCGGACTTGTAAGCGTGAGAGCAAACGGCAGCGGCGAGATACTTGATATCAGCATAGATGATAGCTTGCTTGAAGATAAAGAGAGTATGCAAATTTTACTAATAAGCGCCGTAAATGATGTGCTAAAATCAGTTGAGGCCGATAAGAAAAACACCGCTTCAAGGATGCTTGGTGACCTTGCTTCGATGGGGATAAAATGA
- a CDS encoding PDZ domain-containing protein has product MRLDHKFALAFLLSSLFLNADPRPTQEDFNACFEKNKNSIVSVNKHFGVAITKNLIAVPKSEGAPLGEYVKFDPYLQLFLVRSSKELSPVVMADETNEERIKKSTWVGILNDANNTVMGHIKSLGQNLGDFDTLSFEYNATGEINTPCCKMIGIAVGADKFIPNRYLKHFVSYDDVYYGDIGVKFLQKEDKFFVGLVDPLGRGKMMMVDDELVSVNGIKPKSLRELNEMVLFAPKGAKLDIIVKRDKQEMLFQVPVSGDVKFNQSLDVDAPSSLDIPNFNIMPKEPQTMLDDKILVDYGITVDKNLVVTKVEPKSNAEIFGIKTGDKILGFDKQSVSSREELLEKLGELKNFTLLFTRNDFQFFARVPK; this is encoded by the coding sequence ATGAGACTAGATCATAAATTTGCCCTTGCTTTTTTACTATCATCTCTTTTCTTAAACGCCGATCCTAGGCCAACTCAAGAAGATTTTAACGCCTGCTTTGAAAAGAACAAAAACTCAATCGTCTCGGTAAATAAACACTTTGGTGTGGCTATCACTAAAAATTTGATCGCAGTACCAAAAAGTGAGGGAGCTCCACTTGGCGAATATGTCAAATTTGACCCATATTTGCAGCTCTTTTTGGTCCGCTCTAGCAAGGAGCTAAGCCCTGTTGTGATGGCTGATGAAACCAACGAGGAGCGCATCAAAAAGAGCACTTGGGTTGGCATCTTAAATGACGCAAACAACACCGTCATGGGTCACATCAAGTCTTTGGGGCAAAATTTAGGCGACTTTGATACGCTAAGCTTCGAGTATAACGCGACTGGCGAGATAAACACACCTTGTTGCAAAATGATAGGCATAGCTGTTGGAGCTGATAAATTTATACCAAATCGCTATCTAAAGCACTTTGTATCTTATGATGACGTCTATTACGGTGATATCGGCGTGAAATTTTTACAAAAAGAGGATAAATTTTTTGTGGGTCTTGTTGACCCTTTGGGCCGTGGCAAGATGATGATGGTTGATGACGAGCTAGTGAGTGTAAATGGTATCAAGCCAAAGAGCCTAAGAGAGCTAAATGAGATGGTGCTTTTTGCTCCAAAGGGCGCAAAGCTTGACATCATTGTGAAGCGCGATAAGCAAGAAATGCTCTTTCAAGTGCCAGTAAGCGGGGATGTGAAATTTAACCAAAGCCTCGATGTAGACGCCCCTTCAAGCCTTGATATACCAAATTTTAATATCATGCCAAAAGAGCCACAAACAATGCTTGATGATAAGATTTTGGTGGATTATGGTATCACGGTGGATAAAAATTTAGTCGTTACCAAGGTCGAGCCAAAGTCGAATGCAGAAATTTTTGGCATCAAGACCGGCGATAAAATTTTGGGTTTTGATAAACAAAGCGTGAGTAGTCGTGAAGAGCTTTTAGAGAAGCTTGGTGAGTTAAAAAATTTTACGCTGCTATTTACTAGAAATGACTTTCAGTTTTTTGCAAGAGTGCCAAAATGA
- a CDS encoding ABC transporter permease has protein sequence MIEIFKKSVLILAIFALWQVVCELEIFTPYILPSPITTLKTMFDMSLSGELITHVMISFKRIFIGYILAFVLAFAFGGVAALFPKASIYYEWILEFFRNVPPLSLIAILVLWFGINETPKIIIIILASFFPMFLSISKGLTSCDVKLIEVGKIFCFSKFEIFYKIILKNAIKDIFVGMRIGFGYAMRAIVGAEMIAASSGLGYLILDAEELSRADRIFVGIFTIGICGVLIDRLFLFLIAKFSLLRGEK, from the coding sequence GTGATAGAAATTTTTAAAAAGAGCGTTTTGATCCTAGCGATCTTTGCCCTTTGGCAGGTCGTTTGCGAGCTAGAAATTTTCACACCTTATATCTTACCAAGTCCTATTACGACACTTAAAACAATGTTTGATATGAGCTTAAGTGGCGAGTTAATAACGCATGTGATGATTAGCTTTAAGCGCATATTTATTGGTTATATTTTGGCTTTTGTTTTGGCATTTGCTTTTGGCGGAGTGGCGGCGCTATTTCCAAAAGCTAGCATTTATTATGAGTGGATTTTAGAATTTTTTAGAAATGTTCCGCCACTTAGCCTTATTGCTATTTTGGTACTTTGGTTTGGTATAAACGAAACACCAAAAATTATTATTATCATACTAGCATCGTTTTTCCCAATGTTTTTAAGTATTTCAAAAGGGCTAACTAGCTGCGATGTGAAGCTTATTGAGGTTGGTAAAATTTTTTGTTTTAGTAAATTTGAAATTTTTTACAAAATCATCCTAAAAAATGCCATAAAAGATATTTTTGTAGGTATGCGCATAGGTTTTGGCTACGCGATGCGAGCGATTGTGGGAGCGGAGATGATCGCAGCTTCTAGCGGGCTAGGCTATCTCATACTTGACGCTGAGGAGCTTTCACGCGCAGATAGGATATTTGTGGGCATTTTTACGATCGGCATTTGCGGCGTGCTCATAGATAGGCTGTTTTTGTTTTTGATAGCTAAATTTAGCCTTTTGCGAGGTGAAAAATGA
- the rplQ gene encoding 50S ribosomal protein L17, which translates to MRHKHGYRKLGRTSSHRSALLKNLAIAIIKSEKIETTLPKAKELRSYVEKLITRARKGDSNAHRAVFASLQDKETTNKLVTEVAPKFKERNGGYTRIIKTRVRRGDAAEMAYIELVAE; encoded by the coding sequence ATGAGACATAAACACGGATATCGCAAACTTGGTAGAACGTCATCTCATAGATCTGCATTGCTTAAAAATTTGGCGATAGCTATCATCAAAAGCGAAAAGATAGAGACGACTTTACCAAAAGCAAAAGAGCTTAGAAGCTATGTTGAGAAGCTAATTACAAGAGCCAGAAAAGGTGACTCTAACGCTCACAGAGCAGTATTTGCTTCTTTACAAGATAAAGAAACAACAAATAAATTAGTTACTGAAGTAGCTCCAAAATTTAAAGAGCGCAATGGCGGCTATACAAGAATCATCAAAACTCGTGTTCGCAGAGGCGACGCAGCAGAGATGGCTTATATAGAGCTAGTAGCTGAATAA
- the panD gene encoding aspartate 1-decarboxylase, giving the protein MNIEILASKIHRAVVTDANLNYVGSISIGEELIKAANLIENQKVEILDVNNGERFATYVIKGKKGEICLNGAAARKVCVGDVVIIVAYASMKFKKAKKFKPTIVHVNNKNEIIKE; this is encoded by the coding sequence ATGAATATAGAAATTTTAGCTAGCAAGATCCACAGAGCCGTCGTAACAGACGCAAATTTAAACTATGTTGGCTCGATCAGCATCGGCGAGGAGCTTATAAAGGCTGCAAATTTGATAGAAAATCAAAAGGTTGAAATTTTAGATGTAAACAACGGCGAGAGATTTGCCACCTACGTGATAAAAGGCAAAAAAGGCGAAATTTGCCTAAACGGCGCAGCTGCTAGAAAGGTCTGCGTGGGCGACGTGGTCATCATCGTGGCTTACGCTAGCATGAAATTTAAAAAGGCTAAGAAATTTAAGCCAACCATCGTGCACGTAAATAACAAAAACGAGATCATAAAGGAGTAG
- a CDS encoding polyprenyl synthetase family protein has translation MSLLENFVKFLNTNLPKAPSFHPYYEEALGVMLKAGGKHFRALLLLGVVENVDKSLTQRAMRVALGLEMMHTYSLIHDDLPSMDNASLRRGTPTLHVTYDETTAILAGDALNTHAFYEISHADLPADTRIKCVEILSENAGVSGMVLGQALDCFFENTNKEDIKRAKAKFGLSGKMLSLDELVFLHIHKTAKLIAASLKMGAVIVNLNEIECEKIYDIGLKLGLAFQIQDDIIDLTSDELAAGKPVHNDLAKNSFTNLLGLSGAKKKKDELICEIEEALKQIDASIAKMILELTDKHLR, from the coding sequence ATGAGCCTACTTGAGAACTTTGTAAAATTTCTAAATACAAATTTGCCAAAAGCGCCTAGCTTTCACCCTTACTACGAGGAGGCTCTTGGCGTTATGCTAAAGGCTGGAGGCAAGCACTTTAGGGCGCTTTTGCTTCTTGGTGTGGTGGAAAACGTGGATAAAAGCCTCACGCAAAGGGCCATGAGAGTGGCTTTGGGGCTTGAGATGATGCACACTTATTCGCTCATTCATGATGACTTGCCATCTATGGATAACGCAAGCCTAAGACGTGGCACACCAACGCTTCATGTAACCTATGACGAGACTACTGCGATACTTGCAGGAGATGCACTAAATACGCATGCTTTTTATGAAATTTCACATGCCGATTTACCAGCCGACACGCGTATAAAATGCGTGGAAATTTTAAGCGAGAATGCTGGCGTTAGCGGCATGGTGCTAGGTCAGGCGCTGGATTGTTTTTTTGAAAATACAAACAAAGAGGACATCAAAAGAGCAAAAGCTAAATTTGGTCTCTCTGGCAAGATGCTAAGCCTTGATGAGCTGGTCTTTTTGCACATCCACAAGACCGCAAAGCTGATCGCTGCTAGCCTAAAAATGGGCGCTGTGATAGTAAATTTAAATGAAATAGAGTGCGAGAAAATTTATGATATCGGCCTAAAGCTTGGGCTTGCTTTTCAGATACAAGACGATATCATCGATCTTACAAGCGACGAGCTAGCTGCTGGAAAACCCGTGCACAATGACCTAGCTAAAAACTCATTTACAAATTTACTTGGTCTATCTGGCGCAAAAAAGAAAAAAGATGAGCTAATTTGCGAGATAGAAGAGGCGCTAAAGCAGATAGATGCAAGCATCGCTAAGATGATCTTAGAGCTTACAGATAAACACCTCAGATAA
- a CDS encoding NifU family protein — MIPFSDEELLKPVSASLQKVLPMLENDGGGMELLGIKNGKIYVRLTGHCHGCAASTTTLKYGLERQLRMDIHPELEIVNIPIGEEFDIDRL; from the coding sequence ATGATCCCATTTAGCGATGAAGAACTTTTAAAACCAGTCAGTGCGAGTTTGCAAAAGGTATTACCGATGCTTGAAAATGATGGCGGTGGCATGGAGCTACTTGGCATAAAAAACGGCAAAATTTACGTAAGACTCACAGGGCATTGTCATGGATGTGCGGCTAGCACAACTACACTAAAATATGGACTCGAAAGACAACTTCGTATGGATATTCACCCAGAGCTTGAGATCGTAAATATCCCGATTGGCGAGGAATTTGACATTGATAGATTATAA